The Corynebacterium sphenisci DSM 44792 genome includes the window GGGAGGACGTCCGCGCCCGGATCCTCGGCCTGTCCGACGTCAGCGGCGACTGGGCGGAGGCGGTGCGCTCCTGGACCTCCATCACCCCCGCCCCGGACGGGGCCACCGGCTACTTCCTGCTGCAGAACATCATCGGGGTCTGGCCGGTCGACGGGGTGGTCACCGATGAGCTGCGCGCCCGGCTGCACGCCTACGCGGAGAAGGCGATGCGCGAGGCGGCGATGCGCACCAACTGGTTCGAGCCCGACGAGGACTTCGAGATGGCGGTGCGGCACTGGATCGACGCCCTGCTCGACGGGCCCCTGCACGACGACATCACCGCCTTCGTCGCCCGGATCGCCCCGGCCGGCTGGGTCACCGGCTGGTCGCGGAAGCTGCTGCAGCTCACCGGCCCCGGCATCCCGGACACCTACCAGGGCACCGAGTTCGTGGAGGACTCCCTGGTGGACCCGGACAACCGCCGCTTCATCGACTACGCCGCCCGCGCCGCGGCGCTGGCCGAGCTGGCCCACGGCGCGGCGCCGAGCCCGGTGGCCGCCCCGGAGACCCCGGCGGAGCCGCCGGAGGGCTTCGACCAGGACGCCGCGGACCGGGTGAAGCTGATGGTGGTGCACGAGGGGCTGCGGCTGCGCCGGGAGCGCCCGGGCTCCTTCGTGGGCGGCACCTACCAGCCGGTGTTCGCCGAGGGCACCGGGGAGCGCTACCTCGTCGGCTCCGCCCGCGGGCCCGTCGACGGGGAGCAGGACATCATCACCCTGGTCACCCGCCGCCCGATCGGGCTGCAGGCCGAGGGCGGCTGGGGCGACACCACGGTGACCCTGCCCGAGGGGCTGTGGACGGACCGCTTCACCGGCCGCTCCTGGTCCGGCACGGTCACCGTGGCCTCGGTGTTCGACACCTACCCCTTCGCCCTGCTCGTCGCCGACGAGAAGGAGGGCTAGCCCCCGGTGGCCAAGGCACCCACCCGCCTGTCCGGGCTGCACGACCGCTACGGCCGGTGGCTGGCGGCGCACCCCGACGCCGCGGACGACTTCTCCGAGGCGATCGCCGAACTGCTCTCCGACGCCGGCATCGCCTTCGACGCGGTGACCGCCCGGGTGAAGACCTGGCGTTCGCTGCGCGCCAAGGCGCGGCTGCGCACCGCCGACGGGGCCTGGCGCTACCCCGATCCCTGGGCGGACATCCACGACCTGGTGGGCGTGCGGATCACCACCTACCACTCCCACGAGATCCCGGATGTGCTGGCGGTGCTCGGCGACAGCCTGGACGTGCTGCGCACCACCGACAAGACCGCGGAGACCCGGGTCGCCGGCCAGCTCGGCTACGGCTCGCACCATCTGGTGTGCCGGGTCGGCGAGGGCGCCCCGGAGGGCCTGGCCGGCTACCGGGGCCAGCATTTCGAGATCCAGGTGCGCACCGTGCTGCAGCACGCCTGGGCCGAGTTCGAGCACGATATCCGCTACAAGTCCCCGGAGGGTCCGGTGGACCCCCGGATCGACCGGGCGTTCTCCCTGGCCGCCGGGCTCATCGAGCTCGCCGACCAGCAGTTCGACCAGATCGCGGCGATCCTCGACGACGCCGAGGACGCCGATCTCGCCGAGGCCGCGGACCCGGGCGCCGGCGCGGCCGGGGCCGGCGAGGGCGCCGGGGACGCCGGGGCCTCCGGCGCCGATGAGGTGCGCCTGGGCGCGGACACCCTGCCGGGGCTGCTCACCCTGCTGCTGCCGGGCACGCCCCGGTCCAAGTCGGAGCAGTACCCCTGGCTGGAGGAGCTGCTCGAGGCCAACGGGGTGACCACCGTGGGCGGCCTGCGCGAGCTGGTGGACGGCGAGCGGGTCGCCGCGGTGGAGCGGGCCCTGAAGTACCGCTTCCAGCCCGGGCACATCCGGATCGTCGACGATCTGCTGCTCTCCATGCACGGCCAGGAGCACGTGGACCGCACCGGGCGCACCGGGGCGCACCCCAAGGTCCGCCCGGACCGGCTCAAGGGCCGGCTGGCGCAGCTGCGCAAGGCCGGGGTCGCCCCGCCCGCCGCCGGGGACTAGCCGCGGCGGCCGCGCAGCCGGTCCAGCTCCCGGCGCTCCTTCTTCGTCGGCCGGCCCGCGCCGCGGTCGCGCACCGGCACCGCGGCGAGCACCTCCCGCGGCGGCGGCGCCGGGCTGCGGTCGAGGTAGCAGGTGCGCGCCACCGGGGCGCCGACCCGCTTGGCGATAGTGTGGCGCACCTCGACGATATGCTCCCGGTGGTTCGCCCACAGCCGCACCTCATCGCCGGGGGCGATGAGCTGCGCCGGCTTCGCGGTCGCGCCGTTGACCTTCACATGCCCGCCGCGGCAGGCCGCCGCCGCCTTCGACCGGGTCTTCAGCAGCCGCACCGCCCACAGCCAGGCGTCCACCCGGACCGGGGCCGAGTCCTGCTCCGCCATGGGCGCACCCCTACGCCTGGTCCCGGTGGTTGACGATCCGGCGCACCTTCGCCCAGTTCACCCCGCCCATGGCCACCCCGACGACCACGCACAGCACCAGCAGCGTCCAGGATCCGGCGAGCAGGCCCAGCACCACCCCGGAGGCCACCCCGCCGCCGGTCCACGTCACCGCGGCCCGGGCGTGCTTGCGCACCGCCTGCTTGCGCTGCGCGATCGGGTTGGTCG containing:
- a CDS encoding GTP pyrophosphokinase, which codes for MAKAPTRLSGLHDRYGRWLAAHPDAADDFSEAIAELLSDAGIAFDAVTARVKTWRSLRAKARLRTADGAWRYPDPWADIHDLVGVRITTYHSHEIPDVLAVLGDSLDVLRTTDKTAETRVAGQLGYGSHHLVCRVGEGAPEGLAGYRGQHFEIQVRTVLQHAWAEFEHDIRYKSPEGPVDPRIDRAFSLAAGLIELADQQFDQIAAILDDAEDADLAEAADPGAGAAGAGEGAGDAGASGADEVRLGADTLPGLLTLLLPGTPRSKSEQYPWLEELLEANGVTTVGGLRELVDGERVAAVERALKYRFQPGHIRIVDDLLLSMHGQEHVDRTGRTGAHPKVRPDRLKGRLAQLRKAGVAPPAAGD
- a CDS encoding RNA-binding S4 domain-containing protein is translated as MAEQDSAPVRVDAWLWAVRLLKTRSKAAAACRGGHVKVNGATAKPAQLIAPGDEVRLWANHREHIVEVRHTIAKRVGAPVARTCYLDRSPAPPPREVLAAVPVRDRGAGRPTKKERRELDRLRGRRG